The DNA region GTGTATGGCCAGCAAAGGAACCATTAAAGTCTTGCCCTCATCTATGGTGAATTTGGAATTTGGCAGTGAATAACTTTTGCGGCAAATGCGTTCAATAATGGGTAAAGGTGGATGCTTGCGAACAGTTTCTGAAAAGGATTACAAATTAGTAATATGTATTTATTGAAAACCTATCAAATTACCTTTCAGACACATTTCCATATATTTAAGACCATCTAGCTCTTCAAACTTTAGCTGTCCATCTTCATTGCTCAGTTCCTTTATTTCCGCTTGAAGTTTCTCCACTATTAAGGGCTCTTGCAGGATTTCCAGGAGTGTAAAGGTGATTGTTGAAGCCATTGCATCTAGGGATACTTTTAAAAAGTCCTCAGCTACTTTGGCCAAGCGTTTGATGGACAAAAGTTTGTCTGGATCTAGAAGTtaggaaataaatatttgtcatAAGCCATTTGATCTTTAAAACTTACCATTATTCGTATCTAGCTGCCATTTTTCGCCACCAACTTCATTGCCATTTCTAAATCTGACTAGTAATTGTAGAATATCCTTTCGTATCAGTCCATGATCTTCACGTAATTCAACACTTTGTTTAATGAGATCCCTTAAGCGGTAGGTAAACGAAGATTTCTGGGGCAGGCGACCCAAAGTGCTAGGGATAGGATTAACAGATAGTTATACATATATTGATGTGGTGAATTGGGTAAGGATACACACAAGGATTGAATAGAGGTCTGTCTGTGGCTCAGGTAGCTGGTCAGAATATGATCCCTTTGCTCAAAGTTGTTGACATCCAAGCCGTAAATGAGATTGCCAATGATGTTGATTGAATAActgaaatataatatatttaatattgtaTAACACCTAGAAGATTCAAGATTATTCTTACACTCTCATTTGTTGCTGAAGATCGACTTCCAACAGACCTCCCTGAATTTGTTCCTGATCCAACAGATGGTGAATCAGATGATCACCCACTTTTTGGACCTGCCCGAACATTTCCGTCAATCGATTCGTACTGAACATGGGTGCCAGTTTCTCTAGAAGATTGAAGCGGCGATAACCTTTCACATAGTCCCATTTGAGTTCGTTGAAGTGTCCATTCGATTGCTGCAGAATCGTCTGGGCCAGCTCCACATTTCGCACTAGAAGAACGGGCCTGAAGAAGCAGTAGATGCCCAGCAGACGATCTTTGCCCGACTGGTAGGCCTCGCAGATGGCCTCCACGTGTCGGAATTCCCTTCTATATGCCTTACGAAGGAAACTCCAAGTGATCCCGGCCTTTTCCGAGGGGAATCCCCTGCGCCGCCAGTGGCTGTAAATGTGCCGAACGGAGAGAAATACCACCGAATATAGAAGAATAGGCAACAGCAGCCACATTATGACGAGATATGATGTTGCGACGTCGACGGGCCTTGACAGACTGGTACTTAAAATCTGAAAAACTAAAGCCGATTCTGAGGACGTCTGCCCCGATGCAGATAATTACTGCGAGTTGGCAGGCCCAGTGAggatgataatgataatgataatgacgAAGAGGCCGAATGAAATCGAAAGTAGCGATCGAAACACCGCTCCTCTCGTCTGGCAACTGACAACTGCAAGATTGACTTGCCCTGaccaaaaataccaaaagCAAAATTCGAACAGAATCGGGAGACaaaaatcggaaaaaaaaattccgAACATGCTATCACATACACAGTTATCTCCCTGTCTCTCTTTATGGCTGTTCTGTGCGTCCTGATAGTAATTTATACAGCCGCTGGGCTGAAccatattattatcaaagtcTGGGACAAGTTTTTGTACCTAAAACATGTACCTTTTATGCGGGAGGGGTATATTGGGCTCTAAAGGGCCTtaagaaaatacaaatatatattatatcaaTGTTAACACACTGCATTTTTAaggttctttaaaaatatctttaatgtTATTTTTACCTCCTTGAAACTATTTAAGGGCATTAACCAGTCcataacttttaaatataGCCAATCCTTTGTTCTTATGTTGTAGATGCAATTATTTTTCTGTACCCAATTTATTTTCACCTCTGATTTCTGTTttgatttattatatttgttgATAAGACTTTTACTATTAAAATGTCGCTGTCTCATTGGCGTCGCTTCAATAGATTTTGAATGAAAATATTATCAATCGAACTTGGGGCATTGATTTCCAAGGCAGTCACGTATCTCCAAGTAGAACTTAAGGTGATCTCTTGAcagattaatattaataaatactGATTATCTACAAACGCTATACCTTACTTTCCTTATAGAGGTGATGTgcgtttatataaataaattattccaAGTGTAGTTTGAGATACATAAATCCCTGACCAGTCACgtttaataaaataagaaaaaatcaaTCAAAGAAAACCCACAAGTTAACCACTCCCATTGGCTCACTTCCTTCCATTTATTGTTTTGTAATCTAAGACTTTAGTTACCATCTTGGGAGGCAGACTTTCATAACGATCTGTGTGCCAATCATTAATTCGATTACGCACGGCGTAGTCTCTTTTTTTGCCATTGCTGTCAGCCAATTATCGTTTTAGCCAGGTTGCCTCGAAAGTGTCAATTTCAATGTCTAACCAAGTGAATCAAGGCAATTTGCCCACCAACCACTCCACTCCTCGGCCAAAAAGGGAAGTTGTTAATCACGCCCATTGCATGGCAAAGTtgcaaaaaatgtaaattgtgTAAAAAGGTAGCGAAAAAACGAGGATAAAAATGCAGtgcagttgttgctgctgtcgcaCCGGAGGCAATTTTCCACAGCGATGGAGAAAAGGGGGATCCTACAGGTAAAGTGCACTTGTTGCCGCTCCACATAATTGACGTTGCCTGTGGGAATTTGATTTAAATGAGACCGAGTTGTATCTGATcgcatatttatttatgtgacTTGAACTTATTCCGCACAATTTCCCACAACTATGTTGCAGTTTGGGTTACAAGTTCATTGGGTAGGCACCATTCAATTGGTCCTTTTACAATTGAGTGTTTGCCAAAAGCAATTTTAATATTGCTTTATTGCGCTGGCAGACTTTAGGCGATAGCTTCTGCCAACTCATGACAGCAACAGCTTGTTGCCATGGCCCATCAGCAACATCGCAGTAGCAACATTGGCAAGTCATGCCAGAAATTGAATGAAGTTGGCAAATACATATACTGCAGGGGCTTTTTTTGTGGCCGACAAATGACTTGACAGATCCTGTAGGAGCAAAAAGATATTGTAAGAAAATaattattcaaaaattgcaaaGAACTCTCCTGAAGATGGATGACAAAGCGTCTGGATTATGTTAGGCAAAAAAATTGGTAAATTACAAGGCATTTAAACAAGAATGcaagtaataaaatattttgcaatatatatacaaccctattaaaaacattgattaatctaaaatatttgcaaagtGGCTGAtaataaaagtattttaacaaaaaattaattatatgcCAGCAATAAAGACAATAAGTAAAAGCATTATGTCATTTAAATTATCAGGAAACATTTTAAGCTGCTAATggacattttttatttttatagctTTTCACTTACCCATTATCTCTT from Drosophila subpulchrella strain 33 F10 #4 breed RU33 chromosome 2L, RU_Dsub_v1.1 Primary Assembly, whole genome shotgun sequence includes:
- the LOC119547166 gene encoding probable cytochrome P450 310a1, with the protein product MWLLLPILLYSVVFLSVRHIYSHWRRRGFPSEKAGITWSFLRKAYRREFRHVEAICEAYQSGKDRLLGIYCFFRPVLLVRNVELAQTILQQSNGHFNELKWDYVKGYRRFNLLEKLAPMFSTNRLTEMFGQVQKVGDHLIHHLLDQEQIQGGLLEVDLQQQMRVYSINIIGNLIYGLDVNNFEQRDHILTSYLSHRQTSIQSFTLGRLPQKSSFTYRLRDLIKQSVELREDHGLIRKDILQLLVRFRNGNEVGGEKWQLDTNNDPDKLLSIKRLAKVAEDFLKVSLDAMASTITFTLLEILQEPLIVEKLQAEIKELSNEDGQLKFEELDGLKYMEMCLKETVRKHPPLPIIERICRKSYSLPNSKFTIDEGKTLMVPLLAIHRDEKYFSEPMKYKPLRFLQSGGDVGQCKDKTKSNAFIGFGIGGVQCVGQNFAKLVIKVALIKLLQNFHLELDPNLVKTLEVSHQPAPFIHTKDGLKVKLKRREIKPKFYR